The Hemicordylus capensis ecotype Gifberg chromosome 6, rHemCap1.1.pri, whole genome shotgun sequence genome window below encodes:
- the PSMB11 gene encoding proteasome subunit beta type-11 gives MTAPTPPFLLSHGTTTLAFRCSHGVVAAADTRSSCAGLVADPASRKVITLHRHLLGTTSGTSADCATWLRLLRASLRLRELHEGQLPSVAGAAKLLAFMLRGCHSKDLCVATLLCGWDRAGPGLHYVYSDGTCLSGDVFAVGSGSPYAYGVLDGGYRYDLSVNEAFLLARQAVAHAAHRDAYSGGNVDLYHIRPSGWVCVSREDLTAVYRGLGETPEGDGDREENQF, from the coding sequence ATGACGGCACCCACCCCGCCGTTCTTGCTGTCCCATGGCACCACGACACTGGCCTTCCGCTGCAgccatggggtggtggcagccgCAGATACCCGCTCCTCCTGCGCGGGCCTCGTGGCTGATCCAGCCTCCCGCAAGGTCATCAccctacaccgccacttgctggGGACCACGTCCGGGACCTCGGCTGACTGTGCCACTTGGCTCCGTCTCCTGCGCGCCTCCCTCCGCCTGAGAGAGCTCCACGAGGGTCAGCTGCCCAGCGTGGCTGGAGCAGCGAAGCTGCTGGCCTTCATGCTGCGTGGATGCCACAGCAAGGATCTGTGCGTGGCCACCCTGTTGTGTGGCTGGGACCGTGCAGGGCCCGGCCTGCATTACGTCTACAGCGATGGTACGTGTCTCTCTGGGGACGTTTTTGCTGTTGGCTCTGGGTCCCCCTATGCCTACGGGGTGCTGGACGGTGGCTACCGCTATGACCTGTCGGTCAACGAGGCTTTCCTGCTGGCCCGCCAGGCTGTGGCTCACGCTGCCCACCGAGATGCCTACTCTGGGGGTAATGTGGACCTCTACCACATCCGGCCAAGTGGTTGGGTCTGCGTCTCACGGGAAGACCTGACTGCAGTCTACCGA